The proteins below are encoded in one region of Streptomyces marianii:
- a CDS encoding DUF2277 domain-containing protein: MCRSIKTLRPPVLPEEATEEDIRAAALQFVRKVSGFRAPAAHNREVFERAVDEVTEATRQLLDGLEVRGGRGVAGKATQAPAPDAA, translated from the coding sequence ATGTGCCGCAGCATCAAGACCCTTCGACCGCCGGTCCTCCCCGAGGAAGCCACCGAGGAGGACATCAGGGCCGCGGCCCTGCAGTTCGTGCGGAAGGTGTCCGGGTTCCGGGCGCCCGCCGCGCACAACCGGGAGGTGTTCGAACGCGCCGTGGACGAGGTGACGGAGGCGACGCGCCAGCTCCTCGACGGGCTGGAGGTGCGCGGCGGCCGAGGTGTGGCCGGAAAGGCTACGCAGGCTCCGGCGCCGGACGCCGCATGA
- a CDS encoding alkaline phosphatase D family protein, translated as MAAGLRLGPLLRYVDWETGEHATVWIEADRPCTAEVRCPGAPPGQDTGPAGGDSHGGGPGGEGPRGDGPPDGTRPGSPKAAGGSARTFQIEGHHYALIPVSGLAPASSTAYEVLLDGRRVWPPADSPFPPSVIRTPAIPAEGVRVAFGSCRWAAPPARKHDPIGPDALDTLAARMAAEPEGERPDVLVLLGDQVYADATSRETQRWLASRRDLSEPPGTEVADYEEYTRLYEESWLDPEVRWLLSTVPSCMVFDDHDVIDDWNTSAAWLAEMRATPWWRERILSGLMSYWVHQHLGNLSPAELADDPLYAAVRATPDGTDALRSFAARADADPASVRWSYRRDFGRTRLLMIDTRAARVLDERHRAMLDDEETGWLREQVLQAPGSYDHLLLGTSLPWLLPPAIHDVESWNAALCRGERGERWARVGEILRRRADLEHWAAFPSSFEELTALIREVGSGPLAPSTVCVLSGDVHHAYVAEPHWPEPEPAARVLQLTCSPVHNAIHASMRVGFRFGWSRAGRRLGHAVARHGRTGRPVVHWEKTGGPWFGNQLMTLTLNGRSAELRLDQVRTDRPGTRLLTVDERNLTNGP; from the coding sequence ATGGCAGCGGGGCTGCGCCTGGGACCACTACTGCGGTACGTGGACTGGGAGACCGGTGAGCACGCGACCGTCTGGATCGAGGCGGACCGGCCGTGCACGGCCGAGGTGCGCTGCCCCGGCGCGCCCCCCGGTCAGGACACCGGGCCGGCCGGCGGGGACTCCCACGGAGGCGGCCCCGGCGGTGAGGGCCCCCGTGGCGACGGCCCGCCGGACGGCACCCGGCCGGGATCGCCGAAGGCCGCGGGCGGCTCCGCCCGCACGTTCCAGATCGAGGGCCACCACTACGCGCTGATCCCGGTCTCCGGCCTCGCCCCCGCCTCCTCCACCGCGTACGAGGTGCTGCTCGACGGCCGCCGGGTCTGGCCGCCGGCCGACTCGCCGTTCCCGCCGAGCGTGATCCGCACGCCCGCGATCCCGGCCGAGGGCGTACGGGTCGCCTTCGGTTCCTGCCGCTGGGCCGCGCCGCCCGCCCGCAAGCACGATCCGATCGGACCGGACGCGCTGGACACCCTCGCCGCCCGGATGGCGGCCGAGCCGGAGGGCGAGCGCCCCGACGTGCTCGTGCTGCTGGGCGACCAGGTGTACGCGGACGCCACCTCCCGCGAGACCCAGCGGTGGCTCGCGTCCCGCCGCGATCTGAGCGAGCCCCCCGGCACCGAGGTCGCGGACTACGAGGAGTACACCCGGCTGTACGAGGAGTCCTGGCTGGACCCCGAGGTCCGCTGGCTGCTCTCCACCGTCCCCAGCTGCATGGTCTTCGACGACCACGACGTCATCGACGACTGGAACACCAGCGCCGCCTGGCTGGCGGAGATGCGGGCGACGCCGTGGTGGCGGGAGCGCATCCTCAGCGGTCTGATGTCGTACTGGGTCCACCAGCACCTGGGCAACCTCTCCCCGGCCGAACTCGCCGACGACCCGCTCTACGCGGCCGTGCGGGCCACCCCGGACGGCACCGACGCCCTGCGGTCGTTCGCGGCCCGGGCCGACGCCGACCCCGCCTCGGTCCGCTGGAGCTACCGGCGCGACTTCGGCAGGACACGGCTGCTGATGATCGACACCCGTGCCGCCCGCGTCCTCGACGAACGGCACCGGGCGATGCTGGACGACGAGGAGACGGGCTGGCTGCGCGAGCAGGTGCTTCAGGCGCCGGGCTCGTACGACCATCTGCTCCTCGGGACCTCGCTGCCCTGGCTGCTGCCCCCGGCCATCCACGACGTCGAGAGCTGGAACGCGGCGCTCTGCCGCGGCGAGCGGGGCGAGCGCTGGGCGCGTGTCGGGGAGATCCTGCGCAGACGGGCGGACCTGGAGCACTGGGCCGCGTTCCCGTCCTCGTTCGAGGAGCTGACCGCGCTGATCAGGGAGGTGGGCAGCGGACCGCTGGCACCGTCGACGGTGTGCGTGCTCTCCGGGGACGTCCACCACGCCTACGTCGCGGAGCCCCACTGGCCGGAACCGGAACCGGCCGCCCGGGTGCTCCAGCTGACCTGCTCACCCGTCCACAACGCGATCCACGCCTCGATGCGCGTCGGCTTCCGCTTCGGGTGGAGCCGGGCGGGGCGGCGGTTGGGGCACGCCGTGGCCCGGCACGGCCGGACCGGACGGCCGGTCGTCCACTGGGAGAAGACCGGCGGCCCCTGGTTCGGCAACCAACTGATGACCCTCACCCTGAACGGGCGTTCGGCCGAGCTCCGGCTGGACCAGGTCCGCACGGATCGCCCGGGTACGCGACTCCTGACCGTGGACGAGCGGAACCTGACGAATGGTCCGTGA
- a CDS encoding HNH endonuclease family protein — MSGVYARRVTRTAVFAASVALASTTALLTAPAAQAAPPTPVSASTARTYLGWLTVKAEGSSTGYSRDKFPHWITQSGSCNTREVVLERDGSGVVQDSGCAAVSGSWYSPYDGATWYAASDVDIDHVVPLAEAWRSGAASWSTSSRQAFANDLTRPQLIAVTDNVNQAKGDKDPAEWLPPRSSYRCMYARMWVYTKYYWNLSVDSAEKSALQSVLNGC, encoded by the coding sequence ATGTCAGGTGTCTACGCGCGTCGAGTGACCCGTACCGCCGTTTTCGCCGCGTCCGTCGCCCTCGCGTCCACCACCGCGCTGCTCACCGCACCGGCCGCCCAGGCCGCCCCGCCCACGCCGGTCAGCGCCTCCACCGCCCGTACCTACCTGGGCTGGCTCACGGTCAAGGCGGAAGGTTCCTCCACCGGCTACAGCCGCGACAAGTTCCCGCACTGGATCACCCAGTCGGGCTCCTGCAACACGCGCGAGGTCGTCCTCGAGCGCGACGGCTCCGGCGTCGTCCAGGACTCCGGCTGCGCGGCCGTCAGCGGCAGCTGGTACTCCCCCTACGACGGCGCCACCTGGTACGCCGCCTCCGACGTCGACATCGACCACGTCGTACCGCTCGCGGAGGCCTGGCGCTCCGGGGCCGCTTCGTGGTCCACCTCCTCCCGCCAGGCGTTCGCCAACGACCTGACCCGCCCGCAGCTGATAGCCGTCACCGACAACGTGAACCAGGCCAAGGGCGACAAGGACCCCGCCGAGTGGCTGCCGCCGCGCAGCTCCTACCGCTGCATGTACGCCCGCATGTGGGTGTACACGAAGTACTACTGGAACCTCTCCGTCGACTCCGCCGAGAAGTCCGCCCTGCAGTCCGTCCTCAACGGCTGCTGA
- a CDS encoding FAD/NAD(P)-binding protein produces the protein MFPPAPPAVALVGAGPRGTSVLERLCASAPELAPDIPLTVHVIDPAPAGPGQVWRTDQPAGLLMNTVASQVTLFTDESVACEGPVRPGPSLYAWAAAGGDPALRPDDYPTRACYGRYLAWAFRTAVANAPDTVRVETHRARALRLDDAEDGSQRLVLDDGTTLSGLSAVVLAQGHLPVAPGAVPTRLGTYAQRHGLRHFAPANPADLDLTGIAPGEAVLLRGLGLNFFDHMALLTTGRGGSYTRERTADGGERLVYRPSGREPRLYAGSRRGVPHQARGDNAKGASGRHHPLVLTPDVITLFRRRADAGDPPDFLGEIWPRIAKEVETVYYETLLGPSAAPDTGFRAAFLAAAHGSAEEAAVLDAHGCPESARWSWERISRPYAGKTFDGPDAFRDWLLGHLRRDADHAALGNVDGPVKAALDVLRDVRNEVRQIVDHRGLSGRSRRDHLDRWYTPLNAFLSIGPPRRRIEEMAALIAAGVLVVVGPRTTVRAEGGAFVAESPDVPGSAVTATALIEARLPEPDLRRSRDELLSRMLRTGQCRPHTIDGYETGGLDVTGRPYHLIDRQGRSHPGRFAVGVPTEGVHWVTAAGARPGVDSVTLSDTDAVARAALRASARRELLMKGDRRQNIELASID, from the coding sequence GTGTTCCCGCCAGCTCCCCCCGCCGTGGCCCTCGTCGGCGCAGGCCCGCGCGGCACCTCGGTCCTCGAAAGACTCTGCGCCTCCGCCCCCGAGCTGGCACCGGACATCCCGCTGACCGTGCATGTGATCGACCCCGCCCCGGCAGGACCGGGGCAGGTGTGGCGCACGGACCAGCCCGCCGGCCTGCTGATGAACACGGTCGCCTCGCAGGTGACGCTGTTCACCGACGAGAGCGTGGCCTGCGAGGGGCCGGTCCGGCCGGGCCCGAGCCTGTACGCCTGGGCGGCGGCCGGCGGCGACCCGGCACTCCGGCCCGACGACTACCCGACGCGCGCCTGCTACGGACGCTATCTGGCCTGGGCGTTCCGCACCGCCGTCGCCAACGCCCCGGACACGGTCCGGGTGGAGACGCACCGGGCGCGTGCGCTGCGCCTCGACGACGCCGAGGACGGCTCACAGCGACTCGTCCTGGACGACGGGACGACACTGTCCGGCCTGAGCGCGGTGGTGCTGGCGCAGGGCCATCTTCCGGTGGCGCCGGGGGCGGTGCCTACCCGGCTCGGCACGTACGCGCAGCGGCACGGGCTGCGCCACTTCGCCCCCGCCAACCCGGCCGATCTGGACCTCACCGGGATCGCCCCCGGCGAGGCGGTGCTGCTGCGCGGCCTCGGGCTCAACTTCTTCGACCACATGGCGCTGCTGACGACCGGCCGCGGCGGCTCGTACACACGGGAGAGGACCGCGGACGGCGGGGAGCGTCTGGTCTACCGGCCCTCCGGCCGGGAGCCGAGGCTGTACGCGGGCTCACGGCGCGGCGTCCCCCACCAGGCGCGCGGGGACAACGCGAAGGGCGCGTCCGGTCGGCACCACCCGCTGGTGCTCACCCCGGATGTGATCACGCTCTTCCGCAGGCGGGCGGACGCGGGCGATCCGCCGGACTTCCTCGGCGAGATATGGCCGAGGATCGCCAAGGAGGTGGAGACGGTCTACTACGAGACGCTGCTCGGACCGTCCGCCGCCCCGGACACCGGCTTCCGGGCCGCGTTCCTGGCCGCCGCGCACGGCAGCGCGGAGGAGGCGGCGGTCCTGGACGCCCACGGCTGTCCGGAGTCCGCACGCTGGTCCTGGGAGCGGATCTCCCGGCCGTACGCGGGAAAGACCTTCGACGGTCCGGACGCCTTCCGCGACTGGCTGCTCGGCCATCTGCGGCGGGACGCGGACCACGCCGCGCTCGGCAACGTGGACGGCCCGGTCAAGGCGGCCCTCGACGTGCTGCGGGACGTCCGCAACGAGGTGCGGCAGATCGTGGACCACCGCGGGCTGTCCGGGAGGTCGCGGCGGGACCACCTGGACCGCTGGTACACCCCGTTGAACGCCTTCCTCTCGATCGGCCCACCACGCCGGCGGATCGAGGAGATGGCGGCGCTGATCGCGGCCGGGGTGCTGGTGGTGGTCGGCCCGAGGACGACCGTGCGGGCGGAGGGCGGGGCCTTCGTGGCCGAGTCGCCCGACGTGCCGGGTTCCGCGGTGACCGCGACGGCACTGATCGAGGCGCGGCTGCCGGAACCCGATCTGCGCCGCAGCCGGGACGAGTTGCTGTCCCGGATGCTGCGGACCGGCCAGTGCAGGCCGCACACGATCGACGGCTACGAAACGGGCGGCCTGGACGTGACCGGGCGCCCCTACCACCTGATCGACCGTCAGGGACGGTCGCATCCTGGACGGTTCGCGGTCGGCGTTCCCACCGAGGGAGTGCACTGGGTGACGGCCGCGGGGGCGCGGCCCGGCGTGGACTCGGTCACGCTCTCCGACACGGACGCGGTGGCACGGGCCGCGCTGCGCGCGAGCGCACGGCGTGAACTCCTCATGAAGGGCGATCGCCGACAGAATATTGAACTTGCAAGTATTGATTAG
- a CDS encoding DedA family protein, with translation MFEAVELLTGSPWIYAVVALSVLLDVFLPVLPSGVLVITAATAAAAGTTTVASAAGRVPGEVPSLLALLLCAATASVLGDLVAYRLARRGGERLDRAIARSRRLVTAQERLGTALSRGGGLLVVIARFAPAGRSVVSLGAGAAHRRVREFLPWSALAGVAWAGYSVGLGWFGGQWPGATWVGLTVSVLALFAAGFVAAYVMRRPAPEPA, from the coding sequence GTGTTCGAGGCGGTGGAGCTGCTGACCGGCAGCCCATGGATCTACGCGGTCGTGGCACTCTCCGTACTTCTCGACGTGTTCCTGCCCGTACTGCCGAGCGGTGTGCTGGTGATCACCGCCGCGACGGCCGCGGCGGCCGGAACGACGACGGTCGCGTCGGCGGCCGGCAGGGTGCCCGGCGAGGTGCCCTCGCTGCTGGCGCTGCTGCTGTGCGCGGCGACCGCGTCCGTGCTCGGCGACCTGGTCGCATACCGGCTGGCCCGGCGCGGCGGGGAGCGGCTGGACCGGGCGATCGCCCGCTCCCGGCGGCTGGTCACGGCGCAGGAACGTCTCGGCACGGCGCTGAGCCGGGGTGGCGGACTGCTCGTCGTCATCGCCCGGTTCGCCCCGGCGGGCCGCTCCGTCGTCTCCCTGGGCGCGGGCGCGGCACACCGCAGGGTGCGGGAGTTCCTGCCCTGGTCGGCCCTGGCCGGCGTGGCATGGGCGGGCTACAGCGTCGGCCTCGGCTGGTTCGGCGGGCAGTGGCCGGGCGCGACCTGGGTGGGCCTGACGGTGTCCGTCCTCGCCCTCTTCGCCGCGGGCTTCGTCGCGGCCTACGTCATGCGGCGTCCGGCGCCGGAGCCTGCGTAG
- a CDS encoding superoxide dismutase family protein yields the protein MAAAAGALAGAAALVTLAVGAVGAACGAGDGPGGGDRSGSAAGAGGTVLSGGPRSGGAGPYDVARLSGAVDEPVAGEGVALRAYGRFAPPGSFVPSTALTYDRTLVPAGAWIVVEQSTERSGTVVRARVGGLRADHAFGAHVHTAPCDADPAGAGPHYQHKTAPGAYPANELWLDFATDAAGEGNAETRHDWGLRRGGAQSVVLHAEQGGAGARVACFTVPFGGYGTP from the coding sequence ATGGCGGCAGCGGCAGGCGCACTGGCGGGGGCGGCGGCCCTGGTGACGCTGGCGGTGGGGGCGGTGGGCGCGGCCTGCGGCGCCGGTGACGGGCCCGGCGGGGGCGATCGGTCCGGCTCGGCCGCCGGGGCCGGGGGAACGGTCCTGTCCGGCGGCCCCCGGTCGGGCGGAGCCGGACCGTACGATGTGGCCCGCCTGTCCGGTGCGGTCGACGAGCCCGTCGCGGGCGAAGGGGTGGCGCTGCGGGCGTACGGGCGGTTCGCTCCGCCCGGTTCGTTCGTTCCGTCGACGGCCCTCACCTATGACCGGACGCTCGTGCCGGCGGGGGCCTGGATCGTGGTGGAGCAGTCGACCGAGCGCTCGGGGACCGTGGTGCGGGCGCGTGTGGGCGGGCTGAGGGCGGATCACGCCTTCGGCGCCCATGTGCACACCGCGCCCTGCGACGCGGACCCGGCCGGGGCCGGGCCGCACTACCAGCACAAGACCGCACCGGGCGCCTATCCCGCGAACGAGCTGTGGCTGGACTTCGCCACCGACGCTGCCGGGGAGGGCAACGCCGAGACACGGCACGACTGGGGGCTGCGGCGGGGCGGGGCACAGTCGGTGGTCCTGCACGCCGAGCAGGGCGGAGCGGGCGCCCGAGTGGCGTGCTTCACGGTCCCGTTCGGGGGTTACGGCACACCGTGA
- a CDS encoding protein-tyrosine phosphatase family protein — MTEPWPVTAPGVLRLPSGRLVRGRGLRHPPPDGAAPTYAVYLLGRRPPEVPWEAEWLRWPDFRLPSDRDRAHTALSEVWVRAATERVEVACGGGRGRTGTALACLAVLDGVPAAEAVAFVRRHYDRHAVETPWQRRYVRRFPASTRSSPDG, encoded by the coding sequence ATGACCGAACCCTGGCCCGTGACCGCCCCCGGTGTCCTCCGTCTGCCCTCCGGGCGGCTCGTACGCGGGCGCGGGCTGCGGCATCCGCCGCCGGACGGGGCCGCACCCACGTACGCCGTGTATCTGCTGGGCAGGCGGCCCCCCGAGGTCCCCTGGGAGGCCGAGTGGCTGCGCTGGCCGGACTTCCGGCTGCCCAGCGACCGGGACCGTGCCCACACCGCGCTGAGCGAGGTCTGGGTGCGGGCTGCGACGGAGCGGGTCGAGGTCGCCTGCGGGGGCGGACGGGGCCGTACGGGCACGGCGCTGGCGTGCCTCGCCGTCCTCGACGGCGTACCGGCCGCCGAGGCGGTGGCCTTCGTGCGGCGGCACTACGACCGCCACGCCGTCGAAACGCCCTGGCAGCGCCGGTACGTTCGCCGCTTCCCGGCTTCCACGCGCTCTTCGCCGGACGGATGA
- a CDS encoding FAD binding domain-containing protein encodes MRPIAYLRATHTAAAVAAVSTDPTSDFLAGGTTEVDLLRQNVLNPRRLVDINDLPLTGVESTPDGGLRIGALARMSDVAAAPVVRERFPLIARALELGASAQLRNMASMGGNLLQRVRCSYFRDAESACNKREPGSGCPAVEGFSRGHAVLGTSEHCIATHPSDVAVALTALDSRVRTLGPNGERTYSMDDFFLLPGDSPHREHPLEHGELITGIEVPGTPPARHSLYLKVRDRESYEFALVSVAAALSVVDGTIADVRMALGGVATKPWRARRAEDFLIGAATVRDNFVMAARVEMADARPTPMNAFKVELAQRAIVRALDTLSDGTGSGLGTDAGTGAGSGSSS; translated from the coding sequence GACCCACACGGCGGCCGCCGTCGCCGCCGTGAGCACCGATCCCACCAGCGACTTCCTCGCCGGCGGGACCACCGAGGTCGATCTGCTCCGCCAGAACGTGCTCAACCCCCGGCGGCTCGTCGACATCAACGACCTTCCGCTGACCGGTGTGGAGAGCACGCCGGACGGCGGTCTGCGCATCGGCGCGCTGGCCCGGATGAGCGACGTCGCTGCCGCTCCCGTCGTCCGTGAGCGCTTCCCGCTGATCGCCCGGGCCCTGGAACTGGGCGCGTCGGCGCAACTGCGCAACATGGCGTCGATGGGTGGAAATCTGCTGCAGCGCGTGCGTTGTTCGTACTTCCGCGACGCGGAGTCGGCGTGCAACAAGCGCGAGCCCGGCTCCGGTTGCCCGGCCGTCGAGGGGTTCAGCCGGGGCCACGCGGTGCTCGGCACGAGCGAACACTGCATCGCCACGCACCCGTCCGACGTGGCCGTGGCGCTGACGGCGCTCGACTCGCGCGTGCGCACCCTGGGGCCGAACGGCGAACGGACCTACTCCATGGACGACTTCTTCCTCCTGCCAGGCGACTCCCCGCACCGCGAGCATCCCTTGGAGCACGGGGAGCTGATCACCGGGATCGAGGTCCCCGGCACGCCTCCTGCCCGGCACTCCCTCTACCTGAAGGTCCGGGACCGCGAGTCGTACGAGTTCGCGCTCGTCTCGGTCGCGGCCGCGCTCTCGGTGGTGGACGGCACGATCGCGGACGTCCGGATGGCCCTGGGCGGGGTCGCCACCAAGCCGTGGCGGGCCAGGCGGGCCGAGGACTTCCTGATCGGCGCGGCCACCGTGCGGGACAACTTCGTCATGGCCGCACGGGTGGAGATGGCCGACGCCCGGCCGACCCCCATGAACGCCTTCAAGGTGGAGCTCGCGCAGCGCGCGATCGTCCGCGCCCTCGACACGCTCAGCGACGGAACCGGCAGCGGTCTCGGCACCGACGCCGGAACCGGCGCGGGGAGCGGGAGCTCGTCATGA
- a CDS encoding DoxX family protein — protein MATRQLTARLDQARPYALGVFRIVVGLLFTCHGARSLFGVLGAENAGGTVAAGTWPGWYAAVIELAGGVLVLVGLGTRAAAFIASGAMAYAYFTVHQPDGLFPIQNSGEGAALYSWAFLLLVFTGPGALALDGLFSSRGTNEETGQEGSAPVTA, from the coding sequence ATGGCCACTCGTCAGCTGACCGCACGGCTGGACCAGGCCCGGCCGTACGCGCTCGGCGTGTTCCGCATCGTCGTCGGCCTGCTGTTCACCTGCCACGGAGCGCGCTCGCTCTTCGGCGTGCTGGGCGCGGAGAACGCGGGCGGCACGGTGGCGGCGGGCACCTGGCCCGGCTGGTACGCAGCCGTGATCGAACTCGCCGGCGGCGTCCTGGTCCTGGTCGGCCTGGGCACCCGCGCCGCGGCGTTCATAGCGTCGGGCGCGATGGCGTACGCGTACTTCACGGTGCACCAGCCCGACGGCCTGTTCCCGATCCAGAACAGCGGTGAGGGCGCAGCGCTCTACAGCTGGGCGTTCCTGCTACTGGTCTTCACCGGGCCCGGGGCCCTGGCGCTGGACGGCCTGTTCTCGTCGCGTGGCACGAACGAGGAGACCGGGCAGGAGGGTTCGGCGCCGGTCACGGCCTGA
- a CDS encoding xanthine dehydrogenase family protein molybdopterin-binding subunit produces the protein MTTTTPSAIGQPLDRVDGRAKVTGHARYSAEIPVPDTAYAYVVGSRVAAGRVTDIDASAARAEEGVLTVLTHRNLPRIAEQPPLVPSLAGTAAPGQTFFPMQDDTVHYAGQQIAIVVADTWERAQHAARLVRVSYEETAPVTTLDQGRDRAYVPRRIFGGRTPGRLERGDVETGLVDADVRVEGTFTYAANNHNPIEPACTTAQWEGDELLLYDTTQGVNATQMTVSRLLGIPMSRIRVMSHHVGGSFGCKAVIHAHSALAAMAAREVGRPVKLVLTREQMFTSVGHREEQEQHLTLGAKRDGRLTAIRHHKLSPTSHFDDWAEPSIGLSSEIYACPDYEGVYRLFRANTMTPTFMRAPGRASGMFALECSMDELAHELGMDPIELRLRNHTDVDAMSGRPWSSSGLRECYERGARRFGWSGRDPRPGARRDGDWLIGTGMATACYPVAPPANPQRARARLYADGTAVVQAATPDFGTGVATVMTQVAADGLGMAVDRCRFENGDTDLPNIAAAVGSAGAGMISAAVHAAATALREQLIKRAVGDPGSPLHGADPVDVVVRDGVMTAGTASDAYADLLRRNFQPDAEASGQWSPPAGEVPYRMMTFGAQFAEVAVDAELGLVRVRRMTGVFAPGRVLNAKTARSQLMGGMLWGLGQALLEANYMDPGTGRWANSSLGEYLVAVNADAPDVDVELIEVEDVIVNPLGVKGVGEIGQVGAAAAIANAVHHATGRRVRKLPITIEDLL, from the coding sequence ATGACCACGACCACCCCCTCCGCCATCGGACAGCCCCTCGACCGGGTCGACGGCCGCGCCAAGGTCACCGGTCACGCCCGCTACTCCGCCGAGATCCCCGTCCCGGACACGGCGTACGCGTACGTGGTCGGTTCCCGCGTCGCCGCCGGCCGGGTCACCGACATCGACGCGAGCGCCGCGCGGGCCGAGGAGGGCGTCCTCACCGTCCTCACCCACCGGAACCTCCCGAGGATCGCGGAACAGCCGCCGCTCGTCCCCTCCCTGGCGGGCACGGCGGCCCCCGGGCAGACGTTCTTCCCCATGCAGGACGACACCGTCCACTACGCGGGCCAGCAGATCGCGATCGTCGTCGCCGACACCTGGGAACGCGCCCAGCACGCGGCACGCCTCGTCCGCGTCTCGTACGAGGAGACCGCTCCCGTCACCACCCTCGACCAGGGCCGGGACCGCGCGTACGTGCCCCGGCGGATCTTCGGTGGCCGGACACCCGGCCGGCTGGAGCGCGGGGACGTCGAAACCGGGCTCGTGGACGCGGACGTACGGGTCGAGGGCACGTTCACGTACGCGGCGAACAACCACAACCCCATCGAGCCCGCGTGCACGACCGCCCAGTGGGAGGGCGACGAACTGCTGCTGTACGACACCACCCAGGGCGTCAACGCCACCCAGATGACCGTCTCCCGGCTGCTCGGAATCCCGATGTCGAGGATCCGGGTGATGAGCCACCACGTCGGCGGCAGCTTCGGCTGCAAGGCGGTGATCCACGCCCATTCGGCGCTCGCGGCGATGGCCGCCCGCGAGGTCGGCAGGCCGGTCAAGCTCGTGCTCACCCGCGAGCAGATGTTCACCTCCGTCGGGCACCGCGAGGAGCAGGAGCAGCACCTGACGCTGGGAGCGAAGCGCGACGGCCGGCTGACCGCGATCAGGCACCACAAGCTGTCCCCGACCTCCCACTTCGACGACTGGGCCGAACCGTCGATCGGCCTCTCCTCGGAGATCTACGCGTGCCCCGACTACGAAGGGGTCTACCGGCTGTTCCGGGCCAACACCATGACCCCCACGTTCATGCGGGCACCGGGCAGGGCGAGCGGGATGTTCGCACTCGAGTGCTCGATGGACGAACTCGCCCACGAACTCGGCATGGACCCCATCGAGCTGCGGCTGCGCAACCACACCGACGTGGACGCCATGTCGGGACGCCCGTGGTCCAGCAGCGGCCTGCGGGAGTGCTACGAGCGCGGCGCCCGGCGCTTCGGCTGGTCGGGCCGGGACCCCCGGCCGGGCGCGCGCCGGGACGGCGACTGGCTGATCGGTACCGGCATGGCGACCGCCTGCTATCCCGTGGCTCCGCCCGCCAATCCCCAGCGCGCCCGTGCCCGTCTGTACGCCGACGGCACCGCGGTCGTCCAGGCCGCCACCCCGGACTTCGGTACCGGAGTCGCGACGGTCATGACCCAGGTCGCCGCCGACGGCCTCGGCATGGCCGTGGACCGCTGCCGCTTCGAGAACGGCGACACGGACCTCCCCAACATCGCCGCCGCGGTCGGCTCCGCGGGCGCCGGCATGATCAGCGCCGCGGTGCACGCGGCGGCCACCGCCTTGCGCGAGCAGCTGATCAAACGGGCCGTCGGCGACCCCGGTTCACCACTGCACGGGGCGGACCCGGTCGACGTGGTCGTCCGGGACGGCGTCATGACCGCCGGCACCGCCTCCGACGCCTACGCCGATCTGCTGCGGCGCAACTTCCAGCCGGACGCCGAGGCCTCCGGCCAGTGGAGTCCGCCGGCGGGGGAGGTCCCCTACCGGATGATGACCTTCGGCGCCCAGTTCGCCGAGGTCGCGGTGGACGCGGAACTGGGCCTGGTCCGGGTGAGGCGCATGACCGGCGTCTTCGCACCCGGCCGCGTGCTCAACGCCAAGACCGCCCGCAGCCAACTGATGGGCGGCATGCTGTGGGGCCTGGGCCAGGCGCTGCTGGAAGCCAACTACATGGATCCGGGCACCGGGCGCTGGGCCAACTCGAGCCTCGGGGAGTACCTGGTCGCGGTCAACGCGGACGCGCCGGACGTCGACGTCGAGCTCATCGAGGTCGAGGACGTCATCGTCAACCCCCTGGGTGTGAAGGGAGTCGGGGAGATCGGCCAGGTCGGCGCGGCGGCCGCGATCGCCAACGCCGTTCACCACGCCACCGGCCGCCGGGTGCGCAAGCTGCCGATCACCATCGAGGACCTGCTCTGA